The Sneathiella sp. P13V-1 genome includes a window with the following:
- a CDS encoding MFS transporter → MLASRNSEFTTMSVLALIICFAIGVVGRMLLEHFPNLVPEFSSEFGWSRSSIASIFSLCALTHGITGPFAGWMFDRFGPVIVFSTGFFFAGSGLIITGFGSELWHMYAGLGLMVGLSAALCGNVPNSTLISRWFDAKLPLALSIIFSAYGAGSFVGLSASQFLITKLGWRDAEIYLGLGILATMCVLWLLPWKKLSSGLSKNTTSSSDHTLHQTRDITLKEAIKTPAFWGLSGVFFFTANGTYGTLFQSVSYLIHRGLAPLEASFNLGLTGILVPPGMIFCGYLLTRFNIIVIGYSTHIFTAIAIASLWLFDGGENRFFLYAFIIFFGLTAGTRAPIAGSLASRLFKGRNFGVIYGSISVGGGVGIAIGSFMSGFIFDITQSYGAAFAYAGTCMLIGGLPILLIPTLRKAGSQNRG, encoded by the coding sequence TTGCTCGCCTCGCGCAATTCTGAATTTACAACCATGTCAGTGCTTGCCCTCATCATTTGCTTTGCCATTGGTGTCGTTGGGCGAATGCTGCTGGAACATTTCCCGAACCTAGTTCCTGAATTTTCAAGCGAATTTGGTTGGTCCCGCAGTTCCATTGCCTCCATTTTTTCGTTATGCGCCCTCACCCATGGGATCACGGGTCCGTTTGCCGGATGGATGTTCGATCGCTTCGGCCCTGTCATTGTTTTTTCTACCGGTTTTTTCTTTGCGGGCAGCGGACTGATCATAACCGGTTTTGGCAGTGAGCTTTGGCATATGTATGCGGGTCTTGGCTTGATGGTGGGGCTGTCAGCGGCACTTTGTGGCAATGTTCCAAATTCAACGTTAATATCCAGATGGTTTGATGCAAAACTCCCCCTCGCTCTGTCAATCATCTTCTCAGCGTATGGCGCAGGAAGTTTCGTCGGCCTATCCGCATCACAGTTTTTGATCACGAAGCTCGGCTGGAGAGATGCTGAAATTTATCTTGGCCTCGGCATCCTCGCCACAATGTGTGTTTTGTGGCTTTTGCCATGGAAGAAACTGTCATCCGGACTAAGCAAAAATACGACCAGTTCTTCTGATCACACTCTCCACCAAACCCGCGACATCACCCTGAAAGAGGCTATCAAAACACCTGCTTTCTGGGGATTGAGTGGGGTCTTCTTCTTTACAGCCAATGGAACTTACGGAACTTTATTCCAAAGCGTTTCCTATCTCATCCATCGAGGCTTAGCACCTCTTGAGGCTTCCTTTAATCTTGGCTTAACCGGGATACTTGTTCCGCCAGGAATGATCTTCTGCGGCTATCTGTTGACGCGTTTCAATATCATTGTCATCGGATACTCTACCCATATTTTCACCGCCATCGCTATAGCCAGTTTGTGGCTGTTTGACGGGGGCGAAAATCGGTTTTTCCTTTATGCCTTTATTATCTTCTTTGGACTGACCGCAGGAACCAGAGCCCCTATTGCAGGATCTCTTGCCAGCCGTTTGTTCAAAGGGCGGAATTTTGGTGTCATTTACGGAAGTATCTCGGTAGGGGGCGGTGTCGGTATTGCCATTGGCTCCTTTATGAGCGGCTTTATTTTTGATATCACTCAGAGTTACGGTGCTGCTTTTGCCTATGCTGGAACCTGTATGCTGATCGGAGGCTTACCGATTTTGCTAATACCGACTTTGCGCAAAGCCGGATCACAAAACAGAGGATAA
- a CDS encoding CoA transferase subunit A, producing the protein MFVTLEEIAAKIPDGAKLAVPADYAGIAMAATRALIRRGVKDLHIVGVPTSGFQSELLIAAGCVKTYESSALTLGEHNPPYCFNNAIKEGTIHIVDATCPAIHAALQASQKGAPFATLRGIIGSDIVNHHPDWKVIQNPFSDSNDPVVAIPAIQPDVSLFHAPLADREGNIWVGRRRELINMAQASKTALVTVEEISETNLLEDETTAAGTLPALYVGGIAHVSKGSWPLGFWQGDGEDSDHLRLFKDMSRNDSTLQEYLAEYVFGSGSAS; encoded by the coding sequence ATGTTTGTGACATTAGAAGAAATTGCAGCCAAGATACCCGACGGTGCAAAGCTCGCCGTTCCGGCGGATTACGCAGGCATTGCGATGGCGGCAACCCGGGCACTCATCAGACGAGGCGTCAAAGATCTGCATATTGTGGGTGTCCCAACCAGCGGCTTTCAATCCGAACTACTTATCGCGGCAGGGTGTGTTAAAACCTATGAAAGCTCAGCTTTGACGCTTGGGGAGCATAATCCCCCCTATTGTTTCAATAATGCCATCAAGGAAGGTACAATCCATATCGTTGACGCTACCTGTCCGGCTATTCATGCGGCATTGCAGGCGTCACAAAAAGGGGCACCTTTTGCGACGCTCCGCGGTATCATTGGCAGCGATATTGTCAATCATCACCCTGATTGGAAAGTTATTCAAAACCCGTTTTCAGATAGTAATGATCCCGTTGTCGCCATTCCGGCAATCCAACCAGATGTGAGCCTTTTCCATGCCCCCCTTGCCGATCGAGAGGGCAACATATGGGTTGGTCGCCGAAGAGAACTCATCAATATGGCGCAGGCCTCCAAGACGGCCTTGGTGACGGTTGAAGAAATATCGGAGACAAACCTGCTGGAGGATGAAACCACTGCGGCAGGTACTTTGCCCGCACTTTACGTGGGCGGCATTGCACACGTTTCGAAAGGATCCTGGCCGCTAGGCTTCTGGCAGGGAGATGGTGAAGACAGTGATCATCTCCGCCTGTTTAAAGATATGAGCCGAAACGACTCCACTCTTCAGGAGTATTTAGCCGAGTATGTTTTTGGATCAGGGAGCGCGTCATGA
- a CDS encoding CoA-transferase, with protein sequence MSDIENKKLLISFIAGLLSDCNHVAVGASSPIPGAAALLAKEMWGSPRHINILGSVKNNFFTNGAQELFDCAAQGRIDAFFLGGGQIDGSANINLMGRGEYPYNTPRWPGTFGSAYLYMLVPKVILFREEHSKRVLVDKVEFISAPGVSEPDTYRKGGPYGLLTTKAFFLFDKEKQCFKLTHIHPGSSLEDILDNTGFEFDYDKETQTTPLPSEEMMHLLMAKVAPTLKEVYPHFADTVLAA encoded by the coding sequence ATGAGCGACATAGAAAACAAAAAACTACTGATCTCTTTTATTGCAGGCCTTCTGAGTGACTGCAATCATGTGGCTGTCGGCGCCTCCTCACCTATACCGGGGGCCGCTGCACTCCTAGCGAAAGAAATGTGGGGATCTCCTCGACACATCAATATTCTGGGATCGGTGAAAAACAACTTTTTCACAAATGGCGCGCAGGAACTGTTTGACTGCGCCGCACAAGGTCGCATTGACGCTTTCTTCCTTGGTGGCGGTCAGATAGACGGATCTGCAAATATCAACCTGATGGGACGGGGGGAATACCCCTACAACACGCCCAGATGGCCCGGCACCTTTGGCTCTGCGTATCTTTACATGCTGGTCCCAAAGGTCATTCTATTCCGCGAGGAACATTCAAAACGGGTTCTGGTCGATAAAGTGGAATTTATAAGTGCGCCGGGCGTTAGTGAGCCTGACACTTACCGAAAAGGGGGACCTTATGGTCTTCTGACCACCAAAGCCTTTTTCCTTTTTGATAAGGAAAAGCAATGTTTCAAACTTACTCATATCCACCCCGGCAGTTCGCTCGAAGATATTTTGGACAACACCGGATTTGAGTTCGATTATGACAAAGAGACGCAGACAACACCTTTACCTTCGGAAGAGATGATGCATCTTCTTATGGCAAAGGTTGCCCCAACGTTGAAGGAAGTTTATCCTCACTTTGCCGACACGGTGCTTGCCGCCTGA
- a CDS encoding CaiB/BaiF CoA transferase family protein: MASKTALQGLKVIDLSRVLGGPFCTQILADHGAEVIKIEPPQGDETRTWGPPFNEHGISAYFSGANRNKRSIALDIRSEQGQEILLKLLEDADIIVENFKTGSMEKWGLGYDDVLSQKFPRLIHCRVTGFGGDGPFGGFPGYDAVIQAWAGLISVNGSPESGPVRVGIPLVDLGTGMNAVIGILMAVNERHTSGKGQSVEVSLYDTGIQLQHPHAANNLMSGKAPVLTGNSHPNIAPYDLYETAGTPIFLGIGNNGQFRKLCTALGYPEIAEEERFIDNSARLAHRQELNDVLAKLLSDKDGVSFATELLDAGVPAGAAMSVPEALSHPHTKHREMVVEKDGYQGTGVAIKLSRTPGSVRSIPPGFGANGRDILSEIGYSEKEISDFAENGILWEQPKT, from the coding sequence ATGGCTTCAAAGACTGCCCTCCAAGGGTTGAAAGTAATTGATCTCTCCCGCGTACTTGGCGGACCTTTCTGCACTCAAATCCTTGCGGATCATGGCGCAGAGGTCATTAAAATCGAGCCGCCCCAAGGTGATGAAACACGCACTTGGGGCCCTCCGTTCAATGAACATGGGATTTCAGCTTACTTCTCAGGAGCCAACAGAAATAAACGCTCCATCGCTTTGGACATTCGAAGTGAACAAGGTCAGGAGATTCTCCTCAAACTTCTGGAAGATGCCGACATTATTGTTGAAAATTTCAAGACAGGTTCCATGGAAAAGTGGGGCCTTGGCTATGATGACGTTCTCTCCCAGAAATTCCCGCGTCTTATCCATTGTCGCGTAACCGGATTTGGCGGTGATGGCCCCTTTGGAGGCTTTCCAGGATATGACGCTGTCATTCAGGCATGGGCAGGGCTAATCAGCGTAAACGGATCGCCAGAATCTGGTCCTGTTCGTGTTGGTATCCCCCTCGTTGATCTTGGCACTGGCATGAACGCCGTGATTGGCATTCTGATGGCGGTAAATGAACGCCACACTTCTGGAAAAGGTCAATCTGTTGAAGTTTCTTTGTATGATACAGGCATCCAGCTTCAGCACCCGCATGCGGCTAACAATCTGATGAGCGGGAAAGCGCCGGTTTTGACGGGCAATTCCCATCCGAACATTGCGCCTTACGATTTATATGAAACAGCAGGCACACCGATTTTCCTTGGGATTGGAAATAACGGTCAGTTCAGAAAACTCTGTACGGCGTTGGGCTACCCTGAAATCGCTGAGGAAGAGCGGTTTATTGATAACAGTGCGCGCCTTGCGCATCGCCAAGAATTAAATGATGTTTTGGCAAAACTATTGTCTGACAAAGACGGCGTGTCTTTTGCGACCGAACTATTAGATGCTGGTGTTCCAGCTGGTGCCGCGATGTCCGTTCCCGAAGCCCTTTCACACCCTCATACAAAACATCGTGAAATGGTGGTTGAGAAAGATGGGTATCAGGGAACCGGCGTTGCCATTAAACTCAGCCGTACCCCCGGCAGTGTTAGATCCATTCCTCCTGGATTTGGCGCAAACGGTCGCGACATCCTGTCGGAAATTGGATATAGTGAAAAAGAAATATCTGATTTTGCTGAAAATGGCATATTGTGGGAGCAGCCAAAAACATAA
- a CDS encoding xanthine dehydrogenase family protein molybdopterin-binding subunit, with translation MVKFGVNQSVNRVEDQRLITGSGEYTDDINLPGQLYGYMLRSPVAHGKILSIDLEDAKSAPGVVDIITGAELEADNANIRPCMIPLKNKDGSNRADPGHPVMTTDKVRYVGDNIAFVIAESLNAAKDAAELIYVDIDEEDAVTSTSGANAAGQPQLHEGAANNTAFNWEHCSDGSIDDVFAGAAHVTTLDIVNNRVIVNSMEPRGLIADWNADDEKMVIRMGTQGGWVLRGLLAAHILHIPEEKVQVITPDVGGAFGMKLFFYSEYAVTVWASRKLGRPIKWIGERSDAFLSDTQGRDHTTTASLAFDADNKILGMKVETNANLGAYLSTFGPMIPTMAAVKVLPGVYDIPMIRYNCTGVFTNTTPVDAYRGAGRPEAIYVIERLMDAAARELSISPAEIRRKNFIAPSAIPYTTATGCVYDSGEFERLMDKALENSDWDGFASRRASSEASGKLRGIGMCYYIEATAGNPTETATIRFEENGIVTLAVGTQSSGQGHSTAYAQVLADRLGVPFENIRVIQGDTDKIKTGGGTGGSRSLTTQGPAIHAASDEVIDKGTQLAGHFLEAAPQDIEFNAGEGEFSIAGTDRKIGILEVAERARGLGQLPENLAEGLDSEASFTVEAFTYPNGCHIVEVEIDENTGQTDVVKYVIVDDFGVIINPALVRHQVIGGIGQGIGQALTEGVVYDESGQLLTGSFMDYGMPRADNIPLDMQYETIEVPCTMNPMGVKGCGEAGCIGAPPAIINAIINAMEDRGITKIDMPATPARVWQTLQNAS, from the coding sequence ATGGTGAAATTTGGTGTAAATCAGTCTGTAAACCGGGTGGAAGATCAGCGGTTAATTACCGGATCCGGTGAATATACGGATGACATTAATTTACCAGGGCAGCTTTATGGCTACATGCTGCGCTCCCCTGTTGCGCATGGCAAAATCCTGTCGATTGATTTGGAAGACGCGAAATCTGCGCCAGGTGTTGTAGATATTATCACAGGGGCAGAATTGGAAGCCGACAATGCCAACATCCGCCCTTGCATGATCCCGCTTAAAAACAAAGACGGTAGCAACCGTGCTGATCCCGGTCATCCTGTTATGACAACAGATAAGGTGCGATATGTTGGTGACAATATTGCCTTTGTGATCGCAGAAAGCTTGAACGCGGCGAAAGACGCAGCGGAATTGATCTATGTCGATATTGACGAGGAAGATGCCGTTACGTCTACGTCTGGGGCCAACGCCGCAGGTCAACCCCAACTGCACGAGGGCGCAGCCAATAACACAGCGTTTAATTGGGAACACTGTTCAGACGGTAGTATCGATGATGTTTTCGCTGGTGCGGCCCATGTGACAACGCTGGATATTGTAAACAACCGCGTCATTGTAAACTCGATGGAACCCCGTGGGCTGATTGCAGACTGGAATGCGGATGACGAAAAAATGGTCATCCGAATGGGAACTCAGGGCGGCTGGGTATTACGTGGCCTGTTGGCAGCGCACATCCTGCATATTCCAGAAGAAAAAGTTCAGGTGATCACACCTGATGTAGGCGGTGCCTTTGGCATGAAGCTTTTCTTCTATTCTGAATATGCGGTCACCGTCTGGGCAAGTCGTAAGCTCGGCCGTCCTATCAAATGGATTGGGGAGCGGAGTGACGCGTTTCTGTCCGACACGCAGGGTCGTGACCATACAACCACAGCCTCACTTGCCTTTGATGCCGATAATAAGATCCTTGGCATGAAGGTGGAAACAAATGCCAACCTTGGTGCATATCTTTCCACATTCGGCCCGATGATCCCAACGATGGCGGCTGTAAAAGTGCTGCCGGGTGTCTATGATATTCCGATGATCCGTTATAACTGCACAGGAGTGTTCACCAATACCACACCAGTGGACGCCTACCGCGGTGCGGGTCGTCCAGAAGCGATTTACGTCATTGAACGCTTGATGGATGCCGCAGCCCGCGAACTGTCCATTTCACCTGCAGAAATTCGCCGTAAAAACTTCATTGCTCCTAGCGCCATCCCGTACACCACGGCAACAGGCTGCGTATATGACAGCGGTGAATTTGAACGTCTGATGGATAAGGCGCTGGAAAATTCTGATTGGGATGGCTTTGCAAGTCGCCGCGCTTCATCTGAAGCGAGCGGAAAACTTCGCGGTATTGGTATGTGTTACTACATCGAGGCGACAGCAGGTAACCCAACAGAAACGGCAACTATTCGCTTTGAAGAGAATGGCATCGTTACTCTCGCAGTAGGAACTCAATCCTCTGGTCAGGGCCATTCAACGGCTTATGCGCAGGTCCTTGCGGACCGTTTGGGGGTGCCTTTTGAAAATATTCGCGTTATTCAAGGTGACACAGACAAGATCAAAACAGGCGGCGGCACAGGTGGCTCCCGCTCTCTCACCACTCAGGGCCCAGCCATTCACGCGGCAAGTGATGAAGTGATCGATAAGGGCACTCAACTTGCCGGTCACTTCCTGGAAGCCGCCCCGCAGGATATTGAATTTAATGCCGGCGAAGGTGAATTTTCGATCGCCGGAACAGACCGTAAGATTGGTATCCTGGAAGTAGCTGAACGTGCGCGCGGATTAGGACAGCTTCCTGAAAATCTCGCCGAAGGGTTGGATAGTGAAGCCAGCTTCACTGTGGAAGCTTTTACCTATCCAAACGGGTGTCACATCGTCGAAGTCGAAATTGATGAAAACACGGGTCAGACCGATGTGGTGAAATATGTCATCGTTGATGATTTTGGCGTTATCATTAACCCAGCCCTTGTCCGTCATCAGGTTATTGGTGGCATCGGCCAAGGTATTGGCCAAGCGCTCACCGAAGGAGTTGTTTATGACGAAAGTGGTCAGCTCCTTACCGGTTCCTTCATGGATTATGGAATGCCTCGCGCGGATAATATCCCACTAGATATGCAATATGAGACCATCGAAGTACCATGCACGATGAATCCGATGGGCGTAAAAGGCTGTGGCGAAGCCGGTTGTATCGGGGCTCCCCCAGCTATCATCAACGCAATTATCAATGCCATGGAAGATCGTGGCATTACCAAAATCGATATGCCTGCAACCCCGGCACGTGTTTGGCAAACCTTGCAGAACGCTTCCTAA
- a CDS encoding nuclear transport factor 2 family protein, whose protein sequence is MQGEAHLLRQFLTDLANNKASEHLDNITEDCEIHVCLGNQMFTDSYSATFVGKAGVMNFIQAWDKFLDEVKIHFEEFVSEKGKVVARGELKCHLKLSEHYWSANWMQICSFNNGKILKLRIFSDFQPSILSSRMDPVAKGEVSEEKILPIHRH, encoded by the coding sequence ATGCAAGGTGAAGCACATCTTTTGCGTCAGTTCCTCACCGATCTCGCCAACAATAAGGCGAGTGAACATCTGGACAACATAACCGAGGATTGTGAAATACATGTGTGTCTGGGCAATCAGATGTTCACAGATAGCTACTCCGCCACTTTTGTCGGCAAGGCAGGTGTGATGAACTTTATTCAAGCGTGGGATAAATTTCTTGATGAAGTGAAAATACATTTCGAAGAATTTGTTTCTGAAAAAGGGAAGGTCGTTGCCCGTGGGGAACTGAAATGTCATCTGAAACTGAGTGAGCATTATTGGTCCGCAAACTGGATGCAGATCTGCAGTTTTAATAATGGCAAGATACTGAAACTCAGAATTTTTTCAGATTTTCAGCCTTCCATTTTGTCCTCACGCATGGATCCGGTTGCTAAAGGGGAGGTTTCAGAGGAGAAAATTCTCCCCATTCATCGGCATTGA
- a CDS encoding DUF2478 domain-containing protein produces the protein MSNDISIKAAAMLYPSGSGDKNTLASFVKAVKAKGYSVGGVLQEQIYDTDGTNIGVDAVAIDTEERFPIVRPSKEDIAAGSCGLNRSVLTESSIALRRAISKPVDLLIVEKFGEREQLGEGLADDIMSAMSGGIPVIVAVPMSAKQKWTEFTGGLAASLSPDLTELEDWWSGL, from the coding sequence ATGTCCAATGATATTTCCATCAAAGCGGCCGCCATGCTGTATCCATCCGGATCGGGCGACAAAAACACGCTGGCGTCTTTTGTGAAAGCTGTAAAAGCCAAAGGGTATTCCGTCGGTGGTGTCCTACAAGAACAAATATACGACACAGACGGCACCAATATTGGCGTAGATGCCGTTGCAATCGACACTGAGGAGCGCTTCCCCATTGTAAGGCCGAGCAAAGAGGATATTGCAGCAGGTAGCTGCGGCCTCAATAGATCTGTGCTCACAGAGTCCAGCATCGCTTTGCGGCGGGCAATTTCAAAACCAGTTGACCTGCTAATTGTAGAAAAATTTGGAGAAAGAGAGCAGCTTGGCGAAGGGCTCGCTGATGACATCATGTCTGCAATGTCAGGCGGTATACCAGTAATCGTTGCAGTTCCCATGTCGGCAAAACAAAAATGGACGGAATTCACCGGCGGTTTAGCTGCCAGCCTTTCACCGGACTTAACAGAACTTGAAGACTGGTGGTCAGGCTTATAA
- a CDS encoding MarR family winged helix-turn-helix transcriptional regulator: protein MQKYEDQLYEVIRLLRPTVRHIGTHVEIKSRNLGLSVGMRATLEILVESGPQSVPDIARHLFVERQYIQRSVNDLLAANLVTREQNPKHKSSYLIKPSEKGRRAFHELKSVEGDVLKNLQSLIPIEDVQTSYTTLKTLTEHFIDLNRTEGGSDE, encoded by the coding sequence ATGCAAAAATATGAAGATCAGTTATACGAAGTTATCAGACTCCTCCGGCCTACAGTCCGGCACATCGGCACTCATGTAGAAATAAAAAGCCGTAACCTAGGTCTTTCTGTTGGAATGAGAGCAACCCTTGAGATCCTAGTCGAAAGCGGCCCGCAATCCGTTCCTGACATTGCGCGTCACTTGTTTGTTGAGAGACAATATATCCAGCGCAGTGTAAATGACCTATTGGCGGCGAACCTGGTGACCCGCGAACAAAACCCCAAACACAAAAGCTCATATCTCATTAAACCAAGTGAGAAAGGGCGAAGAGCTTTCCATGAACTGAAATCTGTAGAAGGTGACGTGTTGAAAAACCTCCAATCGCTCATACCGATTGAAGATGTCCAGACAAGCTACACCACACTCAAAACTCTCACCGAACATTTTATAGACCTCAACAGAACAGAAGGGGGCTCAGATGAGTAA
- a CDS encoding cysteine hydrolase family protein, whose protein sequence is MSKSALLIIDVQIDNVDPNGPYPFPEKDVESLITTINQLSEQWRSKSQPVIFVRQVFKSVLGRLVSRLLLGGITIEGNPGVEVDPRLNSNGGIIVDKTKQDAFASSDILTVLRDHGVTDVYIAGLDGAYCVAETAKGALDNGFTTHLITNAIITNKPEKAAQKMKQLKLKGVNGTLASDVS, encoded by the coding sequence ATGAGTAAATCAGCTCTCCTCATCATTGATGTGCAAATCGACAATGTAGATCCAAATGGACCCTATCCTTTTCCTGAAAAAGACGTTGAAAGTTTGATTACAACGATTAACCAACTCTCCGAACAATGGAGGAGCAAGAGCCAACCCGTCATTTTTGTTCGGCAGGTTTTTAAAAGTGTTCTGGGAAGACTGGTCAGCCGACTTTTGCTGGGCGGCATTACAATAGAAGGTAATCCGGGCGTTGAGGTCGACCCACGCCTCAATTCCAATGGCGGGATTATCGTCGATAAGACTAAGCAAGATGCTTTTGCCAGCTCTGACATTCTGACTGTCCTGCGAGACCACGGTGTTACGGATGTCTACATTGCAGGGCTAGATGGCGCCTACTGCGTTGCTGAAACCGCCAAAGGCGCCCTCGACAACGGCTTCACCACTCATCTCATCACCAATGCCATCATCACCAACAAACCCGAAAAGGCTGCTCAGAAAATGAAACAGCTAAAACTAAAGGGCGTAAACGGTACGCTTGCAAGTGATGTCTCCTAA
- a CDS encoding glutathione S-transferase family protein produces the protein MGEQLTLVSHHLCPYVQRAAISLAEKGVDFERAYVDLSNKPDWFLGVSPLGKTPVLQVGNSSVFESAVILEYLEDTQAPKLHPHEPLRRADHRAWIEYSSAILNDIAGFYNAPDEEAFQKKIGDLTDKFSRLNKRAKGEPWFDGASFSLVDAAFGPVFRYFDVFDQISPFVQIDGYDRLKNWRLHLSKRPSIQNSVPSDYEDRLKVFLVARNSFLSTLI, from the coding sequence ATGGGTGAACAGTTGACTTTAGTTTCTCATCATTTGTGCCCTTATGTTCAACGTGCGGCTATTTCTTTGGCTGAGAAGGGTGTTGATTTTGAACGGGCATATGTGGATTTATCAAATAAACCGGACTGGTTTTTGGGGGTTTCTCCACTTGGAAAAACACCAGTGTTGCAAGTTGGCAATTCTAGCGTCTTTGAATCCGCTGTAATACTTGAATACTTAGAAGATACTCAAGCGCCCAAGCTTCATCCCCACGAGCCTTTGCGGCGAGCAGATCATAGGGCTTGGATAGAGTACAGTTCCGCAATTCTGAACGATATCGCCGGTTTCTATAATGCGCCGGATGAAGAAGCTTTCCAAAAGAAAATTGGTGATTTAACTGACAAGTTCTCAAGGCTTAATAAAAGAGCGAAGGGAGAGCCATGGTTTGATGGTGCTTCTTTTAGTTTGGTTGATGCCGCATTTGGGCCAGTATTTCGCTACTTTGACGTTTTCGATCAAATATCCCCATTTGTTCAGATAGATGGTTACGATCGTTTGAAAAACTGGAGACTACATTTGTCAAAACGTCCCTCTATTCAAAACTCAGTTCCCTCAGACTATGAAGATCGTCTGAAAGTGTTTTTGGTGGCTAGAAACTCCTTTTTGAGCACTTTAATCTAA
- a CDS encoding MarR family winged helix-turn-helix transcriptional regulator: protein MQNKPNEQSVSSWVSLVRAYQTAMNTVETALKEANFPPLNWYDVLLELEKVSPSGLRLIELEKKLLIAQYGISRLASKMEANGLIARRQCPDDKRSQIVELTDKGRTLRQDMWPVYSSAVQRSIGSRLTNLEAETLTEILNKIILQKRS from the coding sequence ATGCAAAATAAGCCTAATGAACAAAGCGTCTCTTCATGGGTATCTCTCGTGAGGGCGTATCAAACAGCGATGAATACGGTGGAAACCGCGTTAAAAGAGGCAAATTTCCCTCCTCTCAATTGGTATGATGTGTTGTTGGAACTGGAAAAAGTCTCCCCTTCGGGCCTGCGTCTTATTGAGCTGGAGAAAAAACTTCTCATTGCCCAATATGGGATCTCCAGACTAGCTTCAAAAATGGAAGCAAATGGATTGATTGCACGCCGCCAGTGCCCCGACGACAAAAGGAGTCAAATTGTTGAATTAACAGACAAGGGAAGAACACTTAGACAAGATATGTGGCCAGTGTATTCCTCCGCCGTACAGCGTTCAATCGGCTCTAGATTAACCAACTTGGAAGCCGAAACACTTACTGAAATACTCAATAAAATTATCTTACAAAAACGTAGCTAA